In the Chitinophagales bacterium genome, one interval contains:
- a CDS encoding T9SS type A sorting domain-containing protein, with amino-acid sequence MKKNLLLACSLLCCIQLNAQVYTFGNAEIVPIELIRLSPALRDIPSSQQVISFDEPRALHDNPSLENHPVITNPDARPSGADPVRQLKGDTRDSSDTELTMLSNWEGMSANIDPSDNCIVAGPNHVMQMVNNNISTFIRIWDKAGNILVDELKVKDFSGINDCGDPNMVYDEQADRFVLLVLGSCSSSKLEICVSQTNDPTGEWYVYSFTTSGGFPDYPKLSAWGDSYFITTNSNSPTIWAVDRTAVLDGLPIGTVQKFTLTGFPSIGFESASPVNFTGTNLPPEGSPALMIRVADDAWGGSIDSDHLEIFEVQIDWLTPANSTISGPFNLATSDYNSEMCGFNSLNCIPQPGTNLKLDPLANIVMDKVQYRNFLTHESIVCTHGVNADGDETAGVRWYELRKENGGVWYVYQEGTYSPDAENRWMSSISINDDGAIALGYNISSETIYPGAMVTGRAACDELNLMTAAETTGAAGSNHNNSNRYGDYNGMVTDPADGSFWFTASYNPTTSWSTNVSHFTISTCLATPVQTVQSSINNITIFPVPVSDKLSVTLQGGQNTMLLQLMDAAGRILLSKNLQLAEGENKINVDVRQMQNGLYLLKLQSAAASVTRKVMIEH; translated from the coding sequence ATGAAAAAAAATCTACTGCTGGCTTGCAGCCTGCTTTGCTGCATTCAACTCAATGCACAGGTTTACACCTTTGGTAATGCTGAGATTGTTCCGATAGAGCTCATCAGGTTATCACCGGCATTGCGTGACATTCCTTCGTCTCAACAAGTTATTTCATTTGATGAGCCCCGGGCGTTGCATGACAACCCTTCTCTTGAAAATCATCCGGTGATCACGAATCCGGATGCAAGACCATCCGGCGCGGATCCGGTACGACAGCTAAAGGGAGATACACGTGATTCATCTGATACGGAACTTACGATGTTATCCAATTGGGAAGGCATGTCGGCCAATATTGATCCTTCTGATAACTGTATTGTGGCCGGCCCCAATCATGTAATGCAAATGGTCAATAATAACATCAGCACCTTCATACGTATTTGGGATAAAGCGGGCAACATCCTGGTAGATGAACTGAAGGTGAAAGATTTCTCCGGCATCAATGATTGTGGCGACCCGAATATGGTATATGATGAACAGGCCGACCGCTTCGTATTGCTTGTGCTTGGTTCCTGTTCCTCCAGCAAACTGGAGATCTGTGTATCTCAGACAAATGATCCAACAGGAGAATGGTACGTTTATTCCTTTACCACTTCAGGAGGATTTCCTGACTATCCGAAGCTCTCTGCTTGGGGAGATTCCTATTTCATCACCACGAACTCAAACAGCCCAACTATCTGGGCCGTTGACCGAACAGCAGTATTGGATGGCCTTCCTATCGGAACCGTGCAGAAATTCACCCTCACCGGATTTCCTTCTATTGGCTTCGAGTCGGCATCACCGGTAAATTTTACCGGCACTAATTTACCACCGGAAGGTTCACCGGCACTCATGATACGAGTGGCGGATGATGCATGGGGAGGATCGATAGATTCCGATCACCTGGAAATATTTGAAGTGCAGATTGACTGGCTGACACCTGCGAACTCTACGATCAGCGGGCCATTCAACCTGGCTACTTCGGATTACAACAGCGAGATGTGCGGATTTAATTCTTTAAACTGTATCCCGCAGCCCGGCACCAATCTCAAGCTGGATCCGCTGGCTAATATTGTGATGGACAAAGTTCAATACCGCAATTTTCTTACGCATGAATCTATCGTCTGCACGCATGGTGTGAATGCAGATGGTGATGAGACAGCCGGCGTGCGCTGGTATGAACTGCGCAAAGAGAATGGTGGAGTATGGTACGTGTACCAGGAAGGAACGTATTCACCCGATGCCGAGAACCGCTGGATGAGCAGCATCAGCATCAATGATGATGGAGCGATTGCTTTAGGGTATAATATCTCCAGCGAAACAATTTATCCTGGTGCCATGGTAACCGGCCGTGCGGCATGCGATGAACTCAATCTCATGACGGCAGCTGAGACAACAGGCGCTGCAGGCAGCAATCACAATAACTCCAACCGTTATGGTGATTACAACGGCATGGTGACAGATCCGGCAGATGGTTCATTCTGGTTTACGGCTTCCTATAATCCAACTACATCCTGGTCTACCAATGTCTCGCATTTCACCATCAGCACTTGCCTTGCCACACCCGTTCAAACAGTACAATCATCCATAAATAACATTACCATTTTTCCGGTGCCGGTATCAGATAAGTTATCAGTTACACTGCAAGGCGGACAAAATACAATGCTGTTGCAGCTTATGGATGCTGCAGGAAGGATTTTACTATCGAAAAATTTGCAGCTTGCCGAAGGTGAAAACAAAATAAATGTTGATGTGCGCCAGATGCAAAATGGCCTTTACTTGCTCAAGCTGCAATCTGCAGCAGCATCCGTGACAAGAAAGGTCATGATAGAACATTAG
- a CDS encoding FAD-binding protein, translating into MYQDLHLVVLPEEAADENLLKKIIAEKLHADTPALIRYRIIRRSIDARHRQVKINLHIQAAFGKDVPAYPAPVASFQKANQKPAVVIAGAGPAGLFAALRLLESGIKPIILERGKPVRARRRDLAILNRQHLVNPDSNYCFGEGGAGTYSDGKLYTRSTKRGDVQKILHLLVQHGASEDILADAHPHIGTNKLPQIIEQIRNTILDHGGEVHFNTRLKDIVISDNQLTGVLTEAVETGAESELPARQLILATGHSARDIFQLLERKKIMISAKPFAMGVRIEHPQHLIDSLQYHCQSEEELQRKRSLLPAAAYSFVHQSNGRGVYSFCMCPGGIIAPCATAMGEVVLNGWSPSKRNNVFANSGVVVSIETEDLLPYAGYGNLAGLAYQQSLEHMACEAGGGTQTAPAQRMADFVNGRISASLPLSSYQPGIRSAPLHTILPPPIATRLQEGFIAFGKKMKGYFTNEAVVHGVESRTSSPVRIPRDRETMEHPQVKGLYPVGEGAGFAGGIVSAAIDGQNAAASICIRSGKS; encoded by the coding sequence ATCTATCAGGATTTGCACCTTGTCGTGCTACCGGAGGAAGCTGCGGATGAAAACCTGCTGAAGAAAATTATTGCGGAAAAGCTGCATGCTGATACACCTGCTTTAATCCGTTATCGCATTATTCGCCGTTCCATTGATGCACGTCACCGGCAGGTGAAGATTAATCTTCATATACAGGCAGCATTTGGGAAGGATGTGCCGGCGTATCCCGCACCTGTTGCCAGTTTTCAAAAAGCAAATCAAAAACCGGCCGTGGTCATTGCCGGTGCAGGGCCTGCAGGATTGTTTGCTGCACTCCGGTTGCTTGAATCCGGTATTAAACCCATCATCCTGGAACGTGGCAAACCTGTACGCGCCCGCCGCAGGGATCTTGCCATCCTGAACCGGCAACACCTTGTAAATCCCGATTCAAACTATTGTTTTGGTGAAGGCGGTGCGGGAACGTATTCAGACGGCAAACTATACACACGCAGTACCAAGCGGGGCGACGTGCAGAAGATACTGCATTTGCTCGTGCAGCATGGTGCAAGTGAAGATATCCTGGCAGATGCACATCCGCATATTGGTACCAACAAGTTGCCACAGATTATTGAACAGATCAGGAACACTATTTTAGATCATGGCGGTGAGGTTCATTTTAACACGCGGTTAAAGGATATAGTCATCAGCGATAATCAGTTAACCGGTGTGCTGACTGAAGCTGTGGAGACAGGTGCCGAAAGCGAATTACCTGCAAGGCAACTGATCCTTGCGACCGGTCATTCGGCTCGTGATATTTTTCAACTGCTGGAGAGAAAGAAAATAATGATATCCGCGAAGCCTTTCGCCATGGGAGTGAGGATAGAACATCCGCAGCATTTAATTGACAGTCTGCAATATCATTGTCAGTCGGAGGAAGAGTTGCAACGAAAAAGATCGTTGCTGCCCGCTGCAGCTTACAGCTTTGTTCATCAGTCAAATGGCCGTGGTGTGTATTCTTTTTGCATGTGCCCGGGTGGTATCATTGCACCCTGTGCCACAGCCATGGGCGAAGTAGTACTGAATGGCTGGTCGCCCTCAAAGCGTAACAATGTATTTGCGAATTCAGGCGTAGTGGTAAGCATTGAAACGGAAGACCTGTTGCCATATGCCGGCTATGGAAATCTTGCAGGCCTTGCCTATCAGCAAAGCCTGGAACATATGGCTTGTGAAGCCGGAGGCGGCACGCAAACAGCACCGGCGCAACGTATGGCAGATTTCGTGAATGGAAGGATTTCTGCTTCATTGCCCCTTTCATCTTATCAGCCGGGCATCCGGTCAGCGCCATTGCACACGATATTACCGCCACCAATAGCCACCCGTTTGCAGGAAGGATTCATTGCTTTCGGAAAGAAGATGAAGGGCTACTTCACCAATGAAGCTGTGGTGCATGGTGTGGAGTCGAGGACATCATCGCCGGTCAGAATTCCGAGAGACAGGGAAACGATGGAGCATCCGCAGGTGAAAGGCTTGTATCCTGTCGGCGAAGGAGCAGGTTTTGCAGGAGGAATTGTATCCGCTGCCATTGACGGACAGAATGCCGCTGCCAGCATCTGCATCAGATCCGGTAAATCATAG
- a CDS encoding fatty acid desaturase, with product MRQGKELILATKPYAKEVRWLSWYYTVSTLAILVALFAGTVWVPFLAGRIACSIMAGLVLVRLFVIYHDHQHHSILTKSWLADAFFTAFGILILVPTSIWKRTHDYHHAHNSRLYTASIGSFPIFTREKFLKCSRAQQIGYLAIRHPLTILFGYLSVFLYGMTIQSFLSSPGKHWDSMIAVILHLAISVLIIIFFGWNVWLLSVCIPFSIACAMGAYLFYAQHNFPGVTFKEDIEWSYDHAALESSSHMEMNFFWKWVTANIGYHHIHHINSRIPFYRLPEVMAAIPELQVAKKTSLNPSDIIACFRLKLWDPQRQQMIRLDQL from the coding sequence ATGCGACAAGGCAAAGAACTTATTTTAGCCACCAAACCCTACGCAAAAGAAGTGCGTTGGCTGAGTTGGTATTACACCGTATCAACGCTTGCTATCCTGGTTGCACTATTTGCAGGAACGGTTTGGGTTCCCTTTTTGGCAGGAAGAATAGCCTGCAGTATTATGGCGGGATTGGTACTGGTTCGTTTGTTCGTCATTTATCATGATCATCAGCATCATTCGATTTTAACAAAATCGTGGCTTGCTGATGCCTTCTTCACCGCATTCGGAATTCTGATACTCGTTCCTACCAGCATCTGGAAACGCACCCATGATTATCATCATGCGCACAATTCCAGGCTTTACACAGCAAGTATCGGATCATTTCCCATTTTCACCCGTGAAAAATTTCTGAAGTGCAGCCGTGCGCAGCAGATTGGTTATCTCGCTATCCGCCATCCGCTGACCATCTTGTTCGGATACCTGTCGGTTTTTTTATATGGCATGACCATACAATCATTTCTCAGCAGTCCCGGCAAACACTGGGATTCGATGATTGCAGTCATCCTTCACCTGGCCATCAGCGTACTGATCATCATATTTTTTGGATGGAATGTCTGGCTGTTATCAGTTTGCATTCCTTTCTCCATTGCCTGTGCCATGGGAGCCTATCTTTTTTATGCGCAGCACAATTTTCCGGGCGTCACATTTAAGGAAGATATCGAATGGAGCTACGATCATGCTGCCCTGGAATCATCCAGCCACATGGAGATGAATTTTTTCTGGAAGTGGGTGACAGCCAACATTGGCTATCACCATATTCATCATATCAATTCCCGCATTCCTTTCTACCGGTTGCCAGAAGTAATGGCCGCCATACCTGAATTGCAGGTTGCCAAAAAAACGTCGCTCAATCCTTCAGATATTATTGCCTGCTTCCGGCTCAAGTTGTGGGATCCGCAGCGGCAGCAGATGATCAGGTTGGATCAGCTTTAG
- a CDS encoding lysophospholipid acyltransferase family protein has product MQAVGFYLALPFLYLFSVLPSWLLYGFSDVVCFLIYDVAGYRKKVVSENLQRSFPEKTEAERRIVMRRFYHYLCDLFLETFKTLTMSQSFALKHCSFDEESLKLFNRYYASKQSIIIVMGHFGNWEWAGNTFSLQCSQQLYVIYHPLANPYYNKLIINMRKRFGTRLIPMKDTFRTMALNRKEISSTAFIADQTPSPEKAYWTRFLNQDTPVFTGTETIARKLNYPVVFASVKRIRRGYYRIFAETLFETPALTTDGEISEAHTKKLEQEIRQQPEIWLWSHRRWKHKKPERQ; this is encoded by the coding sequence ATGCAAGCCGTCGGATTTTACCTCGCATTGCCCTTTCTGTACCTCTTTTCGGTGTTGCCGTCCTGGTTGTTATATGGGTTTTCCGATGTGGTTTGTTTTCTGATTTATGATGTGGCAGGTTACCGTAAGAAAGTAGTGAGTGAAAACCTGCAACGGTCATTTCCTGAAAAAACGGAAGCCGAGCGCAGGATAGTCATGCGCAGGTTTTACCATTATCTCTGCGACCTTTTCCTGGAGACCTTCAAGACACTCACCATGTCGCAGTCTTTCGCTTTGAAGCACTGCTCCTTTGATGAAGAGTCGCTGAAACTTTTCAATCGCTATTACGCATCGAAGCAGAGTATCATCATCGTAATGGGTCATTTCGGCAACTGGGAATGGGCCGGTAATACCTTCAGCCTGCAATGCAGTCAGCAACTTTATGTTATCTACCATCCGCTGGCGAATCCATATTATAATAAGCTGATCATTAATATGCGCAAGCGTTTTGGTACCAGGCTGATTCCCATGAAAGATACGTTCAGAACCATGGCACTGAACCGTAAAGAGATAAGCAGCACTGCGTTTATTGCGGATCAGACGCCCTCGCCTGAGAAGGCATACTGGACCCGTTTTCTCAACCAGGATACACCCGTATTTACGGGCACTGAAACGATTGCCAGGAAGCTGAATTATCCAGTGGTGTTTGCCAGTGTTAAACGGATAAGACGTGGTTACTACCGGATATTTGCGGAGACTTTGTTTGAAACTCCTGCTTTAACAACAGATGGAGAGATTTCTGAAGCGCATACAAAAAAGCTCGAGCAGGAGATCAGGCAGCAGCCGGAGATATGGCTGTGGAGTCACCGCCGATGGAAGCATAAGAAGCCTGAACGCCAATAA